The proteins below come from a single Arthrobacter crystallopoietes genomic window:
- a CDS encoding ABC transporter ATP-binding protein: MTSPDAWPPADSGTASPAPSDYSEPVQQAEAAAVPPRAPALAVRGLAKRFGGKIAVNGVNLDVPAGSFYGLVGPNGAGKTTSLSMATGLLRPDYGQAWVHGIDVWAQPLEAKRLMGVLPDGVRLFDRLTGEQLVTYAGLLRGMDRETVASRVADLLRAMDLTNDAGTLVVDYSAGMTKKIALASALIHAPKLLVLDEPFEAVDPVSAANIRDILHDYVDSGGTVIVSSHVMDLVQRMCDHVAVIANGNVLAAGTVDEVRAGASLEDRFVQLVGGRNQAEGLEWLRTS, encoded by the coding sequence ATGACATCCCCCGACGCCTGGCCGCCTGCCGATTCCGGCACGGCTTCTCCTGCGCCATCTGACTACTCCGAGCCGGTCCAGCAGGCCGAGGCAGCCGCAGTTCCGCCGCGTGCACCGGCGCTGGCCGTCCGCGGTCTGGCCAAGCGCTTCGGCGGGAAGATCGCCGTCAACGGCGTGAACCTGGATGTGCCGGCAGGATCCTTTTACGGCCTGGTGGGGCCCAACGGCGCGGGCAAGACCACCTCATTGTCCATGGCAACGGGATTGCTGCGTCCCGACTACGGCCAGGCCTGGGTGCACGGTATCGATGTGTGGGCCCAGCCGCTGGAAGCCAAGCGGCTGATGGGAGTGCTGCCCGACGGCGTGCGGCTTTTTGACCGGCTGACCGGTGAGCAACTGGTCACCTACGCGGGCCTGCTGCGCGGGATGGACCGGGAGACCGTGGCCAGCCGGGTGGCGGACTTGCTGCGGGCGATGGACCTGACCAATGACGCAGGCACGCTGGTGGTGGATTACTCGGCGGGCATGACCAAGAAAATCGCGCTGGCTTCTGCATTGATCCATGCGCCCAAACTTCTGGTGCTGGATGAGCCCTTCGAAGCGGTGGACCCGGTGTCGGCGGCCAACATCCGCGACATTTTGCACGATTACGTGGACTCCGGCGGCACCGTGATCGTCTCGAGCCACGTGATGGACCTCGTCCAGCGCATGTGCGACCATGTTGCCGTCATCGCTAACGGCAACGTGCTGGCGGCCGGCACTGTGGACGAGGTCCGGGCCGGCGCCAGCCTCGAGGACCGGTTCGTGCAGTTGGTCGGCGGCCGGAACCAGGCGGAGGGGCTCGAGTGGTTGCGCACCTCGTAA
- a CDS encoding AI-2E family transporter codes for MREHTGNPADAEGNDNSGEPEAALPVPATTQARRKSVLTALGRIGASIPRAQPRLRFEMPPEARTPDEADDVEPPPPAAVSGYTAAHHPIHFGFMATVGVGMALLLYFILTNIGELLGWITAALFIALGLDPIVRWLESKGLPRPAGVVAVVLALAGLLAAFFSTLIPTIVNQTTQIVANAPRYVDEFLESPVFQSIDERFQVRNRVDEEVARFFANSDAVTGIFGGVLGVGSRVFQGAFGTLIVLVLTLYFLASLPAMKVWAYRLAPRSRRQRVQFLAEEITGSVGSYVIGQACVALVNALVAFIAMSIAGVPFSVLLAFLVALLAFIPLVGGMIAGIMVSLVALTVDWQTAVLFAIIYFAYLQFEAYFVSPRIMQRAVAVPGAVAVIAVIAGGLLMGVLGALMAIPAAAAVMLLLKEVIISRQDQR; via the coding sequence GTGAGGGAGCATACAGGAAATCCGGCTGATGCCGAGGGCAACGACAACTCCGGTGAACCGGAGGCCGCGCTCCCGGTCCCGGCCACGACGCAGGCCCGCCGGAAATCCGTCCTCACCGCCCTCGGCCGGATCGGCGCCTCCATTCCGCGCGCCCAGCCGCGTCTCCGGTTCGAAATGCCACCGGAAGCCCGGACACCTGATGAGGCTGACGACGTCGAGCCGCCGCCTCCCGCCGCTGTCTCCGGCTATACCGCTGCCCACCATCCCATCCACTTCGGTTTCATGGCGACCGTCGGAGTCGGCATGGCGTTGCTGCTGTATTTCATCCTCACCAACATCGGTGAACTGCTCGGTTGGATCACCGCCGCGCTCTTCATCGCACTCGGCTTGGATCCGATTGTGCGGTGGCTGGAGAGCAAGGGCTTGCCGCGGCCGGCCGGAGTTGTCGCCGTCGTCCTTGCGTTGGCCGGGCTTCTGGCAGCGTTCTTCTCCACGCTCATTCCGACAATCGTCAATCAGACAACACAGATCGTGGCCAACGCGCCTAGATACGTCGACGAATTCCTGGAGTCGCCGGTATTCCAATCCATCGACGAACGGTTCCAGGTCCGCAACCGCGTGGATGAGGAAGTGGCCAGGTTCTTTGCCAACTCAGACGCGGTCACCGGCATCTTCGGGGGCGTGCTCGGCGTCGGCAGCAGGGTCTTTCAAGGTGCCTTCGGGACACTGATCGTGCTGGTTCTGACACTGTATTTCCTCGCCTCGTTGCCGGCAATGAAGGTCTGGGCCTACCGGCTCGCGCCGAGGTCGCGGCGGCAACGCGTCCAGTTCCTCGCCGAGGAAATCACCGGCAGCGTCGGCAGTTATGTGATCGGGCAGGCCTGCGTTGCCCTCGTCAACGCACTGGTAGCCTTCATCGCCATGTCCATCGCCGGCGTTCCATTCAGTGTGTTGCTGGCATTCCTCGTAGCACTGCTCGCCTTCATCCCATTGGTGGGCGGCATGATCGCCGGGATCATGGTCTCGCTCGTGGCGCTCACCGTGGACTGGCAGACGGCTGTGCTCTTTGCCATCATCTACTTCGCCTACCTGCAGTTCGAGGCGTACTTCGTCTCGCCCCGGATCATGCAGCGCGCGGTCGCCGTGCCGGGTGCCGTTGCGGTCATCGCCGTCATTGCCGGCGGACTGCTAATGGGCGTCCTCGGTGCCCTCATGGCGATTCCTGCAGCGGCGGCCGTGATGCTGCTGCTCAAGGAGGTCATCATTAGCCGGCAAGACCAGCGCTAG
- a CDS encoding MFS transporter — translation MTEPPAAAEGALSVAYRSLTIGLLAIITLTAFEAMAVATAMPVVAQELHGQSSYGLAFSMFLTASLLATVVAGIWCDVRGPTPSLGLGLALMVVGLVLSGVADSFWLFTAGRAIAGLGGGFLIVAVYVIIGQAYPQQVQPVVFGWLAAAWVVPSLIGPYVAGLLAQYLSWRLVFYGVAPIVLLAVLVIWPSVRHLGAPEEPTMDRRLGKQQVVRGLVLAGGVFLAQWAVYQAVQMPEAGTAAALYAVAGVGAVLGLLALPGLMPAGTLRLKRGLPSVVATRGCINLAFFGAEAFIPLMLVASHGISPATAGLALTSGAVGWSIGSFVQARVRTDRHWLLVIGSGVLAAAMGLMSLLTNPAAPFWLLILVWGIAGFSMGMALSTTSVMILKMSAPAERGRNSASLQLADQLGGVVGTAGAGSLFALLRNPDNPADTGVYVVIWLALAVFAAASMYTGWRSAEQDPLAANRKEFRKV, via the coding sequence ATGACCGAACCACCAGCCGCCGCAGAGGGAGCGTTGTCGGTTGCCTATCGGTCGCTGACCATCGGGCTGCTGGCCATCATCACGCTGACCGCGTTCGAAGCGATGGCCGTCGCCACTGCGATGCCGGTGGTCGCTCAGGAGCTGCACGGCCAGTCCAGCTACGGGCTGGCGTTTTCCATGTTCCTGACCGCCTCGCTGCTGGCCACCGTTGTCGCCGGCATCTGGTGCGACGTCAGGGGCCCGACGCCCTCGCTTGGTCTCGGCCTGGCGCTGATGGTGGTGGGCCTGGTGCTCTCCGGCGTGGCGGATAGTTTCTGGCTCTTCACCGCCGGCCGGGCCATTGCCGGGCTCGGCGGCGGTTTCCTGATCGTGGCGGTCTACGTGATCATCGGGCAGGCGTATCCCCAGCAGGTGCAGCCGGTCGTTTTCGGCTGGCTCGCGGCGGCCTGGGTGGTGCCGTCGCTGATCGGCCCCTACGTGGCCGGACTGCTGGCGCAGTACTTGTCCTGGCGGCTGGTCTTCTACGGCGTGGCACCAATCGTGCTGCTGGCGGTGCTGGTGATCTGGCCCTCGGTGCGCCATCTCGGTGCGCCGGAAGAGCCGACCATGGACCGGCGCCTGGGCAAGCAGCAGGTTGTCCGCGGACTGGTTCTGGCCGGCGGCGTGTTCCTGGCCCAATGGGCGGTGTACCAGGCAGTCCAGATGCCCGAGGCAGGAACGGCCGCGGCACTTTATGCCGTGGCGGGCGTTGGTGCCGTACTGGGGTTGCTGGCGTTGCCGGGTCTGATGCCTGCGGGCACGCTGCGTCTGAAGCGCGGGCTGCCCAGCGTCGTCGCCACCCGCGGCTGCATCAACCTCGCGTTTTTCGGCGCCGAGGCTTTCATCCCGCTGATGCTTGTTGCTTCGCACGGCATCTCGCCGGCGACCGCAGGCCTGGCGCTGACTTCGGGAGCGGTGGGCTGGAGCATCGGCTCGTTCGTGCAGGCGCGGGTGCGGACAGACCGGCATTGGCTGCTGGTCATCGGTTCCGGTGTGCTCGCCGCCGCCATGGGACTGATGTCGCTGCTGACCAACCCGGCGGCGCCGTTCTGGCTGCTGATCCTCGTGTGGGGAATCGCCGGTTTCTCCATGGGCATGGCTTTGTCCACGACGTCGGTCATGATTCTGAAGATGTCCGCTCCGGCCGAGCGGGGCCGGAACTCGGCGTCGCTGCAGCTGGCGGACCAGCTCGGCGGCGTGGTCGGCACCGCGGGAGCCGGGAGTTTGTTCGCGCTGCTGCGGAACCCGGACAACCCTGCGGATACCGGCGTGTACGTGGTGATCTGGCTCGCACTGGCCGTCTTCGCCGCAGCCTCCATGTACACTGGCTGGCGCAGTGCTGAACAGGATCCATTAGCTGCAAACCGCAAGGAGTTTCGCAAAGTATGA
- a CDS encoding tetratricopeptide repeat protein, whose amino-acid sequence MSIPASGQGPAPSSLNLRGAVDLSALKRPQQPAGNAPGSAAPAGQDGNGARVPYIVDVNQESFSSLVQLSAQVPVIVELTAGYSDLAQQLSAVFKKVADEYAGRFILARVDVEASPGIGQAFQLQSVPAAVALLKGQPIPLFQGLASEEELRSFVEELLKVAEANGVTGRAGSADGQEEAPAEPPLPPLHQEAFDAIEAGDYAAAAAAYRKALAEQPADNEAKTGLAQVELMQRLEGADGAAIRAAAAENPDDLAAQLAVADLDVSGGHVEDAFARLVKFVARTAGDDREAARARLVDLFEVVGATDPRVSKARQALARALF is encoded by the coding sequence ATGAGCATTCCAGCTTCAGGGCAGGGCCCTGCGCCGTCATCCCTCAATCTCCGCGGAGCCGTGGATCTGTCCGCGCTCAAGCGGCCGCAGCAGCCGGCGGGCAACGCGCCCGGTTCGGCGGCGCCCGCCGGTCAGGACGGCAACGGCGCCCGCGTGCCTTACATCGTGGACGTCAATCAGGAGAGCTTCTCTTCCCTGGTCCAGCTTTCCGCGCAGGTTCCGGTGATCGTGGAACTCACGGCCGGATACAGCGATCTCGCCCAGCAGTTGTCCGCCGTGTTCAAGAAGGTGGCGGACGAATACGCCGGCCGGTTCATTCTGGCGCGGGTTGACGTGGAGGCCAGCCCCGGCATCGGGCAAGCGTTCCAGCTGCAGAGCGTGCCTGCGGCCGTGGCCTTGCTGAAGGGCCAGCCCATTCCGTTGTTTCAGGGCCTCGCCAGCGAAGAGGAACTGCGCTCGTTTGTCGAGGAACTGCTCAAGGTGGCTGAAGCCAACGGAGTGACGGGGCGCGCCGGTTCTGCCGACGGCCAGGAGGAGGCCCCGGCCGAACCGCCGCTGCCGCCTCTGCACCAGGAGGCGTTCGACGCGATCGAAGCCGGCGACTATGCTGCCGCTGCCGCCGCCTACCGCAAGGCGCTGGCCGAGCAGCCTGCCGATAACGAAGCTAAGACCGGGTTGGCGCAGGTTGAACTGATGCAGCGCCTGGAGGGTGCCGATGGCGCAGCTATCCGCGCCGCCGCGGCGGAGAACCCGGATGATCTTGCAGCACAGCTGGCGGTGGCGGACCTGGACGTCTCCGGCGGCCATGTCGAAGATGCGTTCGCGCGGCTGGTCAAGTTTGTCGCGCGGACCGCGGGCGATGATCGCGAAGCGGCACGCGCGCGCCTGGTGGACTTGTTCGAGGTTGTCGGAGCTACGGACCCACGGGTTTCCAAAGCCCGTCAGGCCTTGGCCCGGGCGCTCTTTTAA
- a CDS encoding NADH:flavin oxidoreductase/NADH oxidase yields MAADATTGLFSPIALRGLELAHRGWVAPMCQYSVDGSDAPGVPNDWHLMHLGQFAVGGAALILTEATAVSAAGRISGRDTGIWTDAQADAWSRITEFVHRHGAAGAKIGIQLAHAGRKASTYWPFAVERGSVPRSEGGWRTLAPTSEPFGGLDAPEALDEDGIQQLITDFRDAAARAVWAGFDTIEIHGAHGYLLHQFLSPLVNNRDDAWGGSELKRSKLLLAVIDAVRGAIPDAMPLLLRVSASDWAPGGLDPESVSRIAAAAREHGVDFVDVSSGGAVPGVRIPLAPGYQVPLAAELRQRTGLPVGAVGLISSARHADRIISDGDADAVLIARAALRDPHWWQRAAVELGHDLPWAPQYERAAVREDF; encoded by the coding sequence GTGGCTGCCGACGCAACAACCGGACTGTTCAGTCCGATAGCGCTGCGGGGTCTGGAGCTGGCGCACCGCGGATGGGTGGCACCGATGTGCCAGTACTCCGTGGACGGCTCGGATGCCCCGGGAGTGCCCAACGACTGGCATCTGATGCATCTGGGCCAGTTCGCGGTCGGGGGAGCAGCACTGATCCTGACCGAAGCCACGGCGGTAAGCGCCGCAGGGCGCATCAGCGGCCGCGACACCGGCATCTGGACCGACGCGCAGGCAGATGCTTGGAGCCGGATCACGGAATTTGTGCACCGGCACGGGGCAGCGGGTGCGAAGATCGGCATTCAGCTCGCCCATGCCGGCCGTAAGGCGTCTACCTACTGGCCTTTCGCCGTCGAACGTGGAAGTGTCCCACGCTCGGAAGGCGGCTGGCGGACCCTCGCCCCGACCAGCGAACCGTTTGGCGGACTGGACGCACCGGAGGCCCTGGATGAAGACGGAATCCAGCAACTCATTACGGACTTCAGGGATGCGGCAGCGCGTGCCGTCTGGGCCGGTTTCGACACCATCGAAATTCATGGTGCCCACGGCTACCTGCTGCACCAGTTCCTCAGCCCCCTGGTCAATAACCGGGACGATGCCTGGGGAGGATCCGAGCTGAAGCGGTCAAAGCTGCTGCTTGCGGTCATCGACGCAGTCCGCGGGGCGATCCCTGATGCCATGCCGCTGCTGCTGCGTGTTTCGGCCTCGGACTGGGCCCCGGGCGGGCTGGACCCCGAGTCGGTTTCGCGGATCGCGGCGGCCGCGCGTGAGCACGGAGTGGATTTCGTCGATGTTTCCAGCGGTGGGGCCGTACCCGGTGTCCGCATTCCGCTGGCTCCCGGTTACCAGGTGCCCCTCGCAGCAGAACTCCGGCAGCGGACGGGCCTGCCCGTCGGCGCGGTCGGGCTGATTTCCTCGGCCAGGCATGCCGACCGCATTATTTCCGACGGCGATGCCGACGCCGTCCTGATCGCGCGCGCCGCCCTGCGTGACCCGCACTGGTGGCAGCGCGCCGCAGTCGAACTCGGCCATGATCTGCCCTGGGCCCCGCAGTACGAGCGTGCCGCCGTGAGGGAAGATTTTTAG
- a CDS encoding transporter: MVAHLVRLKLTLLRNGFKRSPWQLVGVILGGLYALGVLVLLIAGLILLATHEPGIGRMAVILGGAAAFLGWALIPMVATGVDMTLDPARFVTFAVPMRQLLLGLAIGGVIGIPGLVTLLAALGQAAMWWRQPVAMVAAIPCAAVAVLTCIALSRLTTSASTTLASSRRFKDLSGIIGIIPLMLLGPIIIGVTEGLQSSRDFLPSLADTLAWTPLGSIWAVPGDLALGNWVVAAARFAIGVAFLALIAWLWKISLARALVTPPYNSVTRRAGGRLGFFSRFPATPAGAVAARALTYWFKDPRYGASLISVPLIPVVMVFAFSQGGDFSFMMWLGPIMAFLLAFGISADISYDNTAFALHLTTGVSGLADRAGRVLACAVFALPVTLVFAVVPFFWLGSWELLPGVLGLSLGTLLTGFGLSSVVSARYTYNVPLPGESPFKTPPGSTTRMMIVQMGGMAVQLLLVLPEAGLLLAAMLTGNAIWSWAALAVGLVLGAVLLFVGLRAGGKWYDRRAPELLQAVAVNK, from the coding sequence GTGGTTGCGCACCTCGTAAGGCTCAAGCTGACCCTGTTGCGCAACGGCTTCAAGCGCAGCCCCTGGCAGTTGGTCGGTGTCATCCTGGGCGGCCTCTATGCGCTGGGTGTCCTGGTGCTGCTCATCGCCGGGCTCATCCTGCTGGCTACGCACGAACCGGGGATAGGGCGGATGGCCGTCATCCTCGGCGGTGCGGCAGCGTTCCTGGGCTGGGCGCTGATCCCCATGGTGGCCACCGGCGTCGATATGACATTGGATCCGGCCCGTTTTGTCACGTTCGCCGTGCCCATGCGCCAGCTGCTGCTGGGACTGGCCATCGGTGGCGTCATAGGAATTCCGGGCCTGGTCACCTTGCTGGCGGCGTTGGGCCAGGCGGCCATGTGGTGGCGCCAGCCCGTGGCGATGGTTGCCGCCATACCCTGTGCCGCCGTCGCTGTTCTGACCTGCATCGCGCTCTCCCGGCTTACAACGTCAGCGTCGACCACGCTGGCAAGCTCCCGCCGGTTCAAGGACCTCAGCGGGATTATCGGCATCATTCCGCTGATGCTCCTGGGCCCGATCATCATTGGCGTCACCGAGGGGCTGCAGAGCTCGCGCGACTTCCTCCCCTCGCTGGCCGACACCCTCGCGTGGACCCCGCTGGGGAGCATCTGGGCAGTGCCCGGCGATTTGGCGCTGGGAAACTGGGTCGTGGCGGCGGCCCGTTTCGCCATCGGTGTGGCGTTCCTGGCCCTGATCGCCTGGTTGTGGAAAATCAGCCTGGCCCGTGCACTGGTGACGCCGCCGTACAATTCGGTAACCCGCCGGGCCGGCGGCCGCCTGGGCTTCTTCTCCCGCTTTCCGGCCACGCCCGCCGGCGCCGTCGCGGCCCGGGCCCTCACTTATTGGTTCAAGGACCCGCGGTACGGTGCTTCGCTGATTTCCGTTCCGCTGATTCCGGTGGTGATGGTCTTCGCCTTCTCGCAGGGCGGCGATTTCAGTTTCATGATGTGGCTTGGCCCGATCATGGCGTTCCTGCTCGCCTTCGGCATCTCGGCTGACATCTCCTACGACAACACCGCCTTCGCCCTGCACCTGACCACCGGCGTCAGCGGTCTGGCGGACCGGGCCGGGCGCGTGCTGGCCTGCGCGGTCTTCGCGCTGCCGGTGACACTGGTTTTCGCCGTCGTACCCTTCTTCTGGCTGGGTAGCTGGGAGCTGCTGCCCGGCGTGCTGGGCCTGTCGCTGGGCACCCTGCTGACCGGCTTCGGGCTCTCCAGCGTGGTGTCGGCCCGCTATACCTACAACGTGCCGTTGCCAGGGGAGAGCCCCTTCAAGACTCCGCCCGGCTCAACCACCCGGATGATGATTGTGCAGATGGGCGGCATGGCGGTCCAACTGCTGCTGGTGCTCCCGGAAGCAGGTTTGCTGCTTGCCGCGATGCTCACCGGCAACGCGATCTGGAGCTGGGCCGCGCTGGCTGTCGGTTTGGTGCTGGGCGCTGTGCTGCTCTTTGTCGGGTTGCGGGCCGGCGGGAAGTGGTACGACCGCCGGGCCCCCGAACTGCTGCAGGCCGTGGCCGTCAACAAGTAG
- a CDS encoding DUF3039 domain-containing protein, translating to MTLPPDPFENDPYRDPSGPGGSTATIEREEQREELEPGDRERFAHYVRKEKIMESALSGEPVIALCGKVWTPGRDPKKFPVCPECKEIYEGLRPGNDDSGKK from the coding sequence ATGACTTTGCCTCCTGATCCCTTCGAAAACGACCCGTACCGCGATCCCTCGGGGCCGGGCGGTTCCACCGCGACCATTGAACGCGAAGAGCAGCGCGAGGAACTCGAGCCCGGAGACCGGGAGCGCTTTGCCCACTATGTGCGCAAAGAGAAGATCATGGAGTCCGCGCTCTCCGGCGAGCCGGTGATTGCCCTCTGCGGCAAGGTCTGGACGCCGGGCCGCGATCCCAAGAAGTTCCCGGTTTGCCCCGAGTGCAAGGAAATCTACGAGGGCCTGCGTCCCGGAAACGACGATTCCGGAAAGAAGTAA